Genomic DNA from Pseudobacteroides sp.:
TTTCCAATGTAACGGCCATTAGCTTTAAGGAATCGGAAAAGTTCTTTAAGGCTGCAAAAAGGATAATGCTTACGGGTAATCCAATACGTAAGGAAATGCTTGAAATTGAACGTGGTAAAGCAAGAGAAAACCTAAAGGTAGACAGCAGTAATCCATTAGTGGTGATTTTTGGAGGAAGCCTGGGTGCTGAAAAAATTAATCAATCGGTGGTGGATATGCTCAAAGCCTATTACAGAGAAGGAAGTTTTAAGATTATTTATGCAACAGGTGAGAAGCAATATAATAATGTTGTGGAAAAACTGGAAGGAGTGAGTTTTCCTTCGGTTCAGGTGCTTCCATATATCTTTGACATGGCCGGTGTTATGGCAGCAGCAGATCTGGTGGTTTGCAGGGCAGGGGCAATAACAATAAGTGAACTTACAGCACTTTCTGTTCCCTCAATTATGATACCATCACCTTATGTAACGGCAAATCATCAGGAGCACAATGCCAAAGCCCTTGAAAAACACGGTGCTGCACAGGTAATATTGGAAAAGGATCTTAATGGAGAGCAGCTTCATAAAACGATAAGTGAAACTGTAAAAAACAAAGCAAAGCTTAAGCAAATGTCAAAAAATGCTGGTTTGATTGGTGTCAGGGATGCTGCAGAAAAAATATATAGCCTAGTGATGGAGATATGTGAAAAGTGATTTTTCAACCTTCTTGACATAAAAAAGGTAACACTTTTGTAAACCCAGCATAATATGATAACATAAGTGCATTGCAAATCAGCTGCAAGATGAATTCCATAAGTTCATTAATGCAGCTGTTATAGTCAAGGATTAAAGTTTTTCTTTAATTCTTATATAAGGCATGAATGAAAAATTACTTCCGCTTTCTACGCGGCTGGTCGTTTAGCTCCGCTAAACTGCTCGCCATGCATCCTGGGTGTTGACGAGTTAAGTCAACACATGAGCGAAATTTATAGCGGAAGTTATTTTTGATCTTGACTAAATTAGGAGTATTTCCACCGGGTTTTCGGAGGTGTTGTAAAAATGAGTAAACTTGTTATTGTCGGTGGACAAAAATTAAAAGGCGAAATTGTTGTTGAAGGTGCAAAAAATGCTGTATTACCTATACTAGCAGCTACTGTATTGAACGAAGGCCTTAGTGTTATAAAAAATTGTCCCAGACTAAAAGATGTTGAGGTAATGGTAAATATATTAAAAAGTTTAGGGTGTAAGGTAAATATGGAAGATAACATAATCCTTGTTGATTCTTCAACGATAAACAATACCTTCATACCCGAAGAACTTGCAGTTGAAATGAGATGCTCAATTATCTTTATGGGGGCAATCCTTTCGAAGTACGGTAAAGTTACTATAAGCTACCCAGGTGGTTGTGTTAATTCATGGGCAAATCAATTAATATAAAAAAATATAAACTCAATTTTAGCAGTAGGTTTTAAAAAAATTCTTTAGTCTGTTGCTTTCCATTGCCTTTATTATCTCGTTGTCTATTTCCAGTGCGGATGTGAATATATATGTTATATCCTTATGCAATTGTAGGAATTGCTCTTCTAAAGGCAAAACTTTCTTAAAGGAATCAGCAAATATAATTATTGTTGCAATTATTACCTTTAGTCTTAATATGCCTGAATATGCAGCAGTTGATTTTGCAGCAGTTTTTCTTTTAATTCTTATTCTTTTGCCTTCTTGCAGGTCTGCCAGCTTTTGAGCCATCTTGTATAGCTTTAGTCTGTTGCTGTCCGATATAATCCATGGGTTAGTTTCACCTGCTCTGCCAAAAAGCTTTCTTGTTTCACTGTTTACTTCCAATAATTCTCTATGAATCAAAGGTATTATCTTGCTGGCTTCACGCATGTAAAGCCCGAATTCGTTTATTGAAGCCAACCTTGCAACAGTTTCCCACAATGAAACCTTGTTATTTTGATATGGTTCGTATGACATGAATGCATTAAAATCATCACTGTTTATATCGTTATTAAATGTATTCAACTAGAAAACCTCCCTTAAATGATTGAAATTAACTTGAAATGAAATGCAAGATTTTTATCGGCAATAATATCTTATAACATTATGCTAAAAAAAGCTATTTCTTTCAGCCTATTCAAGTTATTAAATTTTTATAAATTTTTATAATTTTTAATTAATTTTTAATTAATTTTCATATTACGACAAAAAAAATATTTCACTACGAATGTTATCGTATAGAAGTTATTGAAACAATATGCCGATAAAAAAATATATATACTCAAAACCTACTAACTATGATAATAACTTTGAATCAATTTAAACTTTCTTTCATGCTTTGGTTATATAAATTCCTGCTTATAAAAGGGGTGCTTAATTTTGATTTTTACTGTTACTGTCTATAATTCTGACAAAGAGCATGCCGGGCATTTGGTTAACAGAATTAAAGCGGGGGATGAAGAACTTAGGGATAAATTTATAAACGATTACATACCTTTTATTTTAAAGGTTATTTCAAATGCGGTACCAAACAAGGAAGGCTTAAAAAACTGCGATGAATACAGTATTGGGCTTATTGCTTTCAATGAAGCTATTGATAAATTCGATAGCAACAAAAGCTATAAAACCTTTAACTTTTTTAGCTTTGCTGAGCAGATTATTAAGCGGAGAATTATTGATTATATACGAGTTGTGTCTAAAAGGAGTAAGGAAATACCGTTTTCATATTTGGAAGAAAAAGAAACTCAGTTTGATGAAAAGTATACTAACGAGCCGGCTATATCCAAATATGACAGGATAGAACTTTTTCAAGAGATCAAAAGTTTTGATGAGGAGTTGAAAGCGTTTGGAATTAAATTAAGTGATTTACATAAATATACACCAAAGCATAGCGACTCAAGAGAAATGTGTGTCAAGGTTGGAAAAAAGATAGCA
This window encodes:
- a CDS encoding UDP-N-acetylglucosamine 1-carboxyvinyltransferase, with the translated sequence MSKLVIVGGQKLKGEIVVEGAKNAVLPILAATVLNEGLSVIKNCPRLKDVEVMVNILKSLGCKVNMEDNIILVDSSTINNTFIPEELAVEMRCSIIFMGAILSKYGKVTISYPGGCVNSWANQLI
- the murG gene encoding undecaprenyldiphospho-muramoylpentapeptide beta-N-acetylglucosaminyltransferase — translated: MKVLIAGGGTAGHINPGLAIAKYIKSKNPESEIIFIGTERGLETKLVPREGFELKLIKVRGFRRKLSKDTFVAFKEMFQGLSEARGIIKRFKPDIVIGTGGYVCGPVVFSASMKKIPTLIHEQNAFPGVTNRILSRFSNVTAISFKESEKFFKAAKRIMLTGNPIRKEMLEIERGKARENLKVDSSNPLVVIFGGSLGAEKINQSVVDMLKAYYREGSFKIIYATGEKQYNNVVEKLEGVSFPSVQVLPYIFDMAGVMAAADLVVCRAGAITISELTALSVPSIMIPSPYVTANHQEHNAKALEKHGAAQVILEKDLNGEQLHKTISETVKNKAKLKQMSKNAGLIGVRDAAEKIYSLVMEICEK
- a CDS encoding sigma-70 family RNA polymerase sigma factor, encoding MIFTVTVYNSDKEHAGHLVNRIKAGDEELRDKFINDYIPFILKVISNAVPNKEGLKNCDEYSIGLIAFNEAIDKFDSNKSYKTFNFFSFAEQIIKRRIIDYIRVVSKRSKEIPFSYLEEKETQFDEKYTNEPAISKYDRIELFQEIKSFDEELKAFGIKLSDLHKYTPKHSDSREMCVKVGKKIAQNKEIFKKIINKKYFPMKELTKIVDVHPRTIERNREFIISVSIIYGNDFEHLQSYLGRTLGGRGKNG